A section of the Paenibacillus odorifer genome encodes:
- the glyA gene encoding serine hydroxymethyltransferase, with translation MEQLRKSDPAVLEAMELELKRQRANIELIASENIVSEAVMEAMGSVLTNKYAEGYPGKRYYGGCEDVDIVENLARDRAKELFGADHVNVQPHSGAQANMAVYLAALKPGDTVLGMNLAHGGHLTHGSPVNASGLLYNFVAYGVQEDTFLIDYDEVRKAAFKHRPKMIVAGASAYPRIIDFEKLGAIANDVGALFMVDMAHIAGLVAAGLHPSPVPHAHFVTTTTHKTLRGPRGGMIMCRQPWAAAIDKAVFPGSQGGPLMHVIASKAVAFGEALQPSFKTYAQNVVKNANVLAETLISEGVNIVSGGTDNHLMLLDTRNLNITGKDAEKVLDSIGITVNKNAIPFDPTSPFVTSGIRIGTPAVTSRGMDEQAMVTIGRIIANVLKNPKDEANLAESARQVAELTDQYPLYPELKY, from the coding sequence ATGGAACAATTGCGTAAGAGTGACCCGGCAGTACTGGAAGCGATGGAACTGGAACTGAAACGTCAGCGTGCCAACATTGAGCTTATTGCCTCAGAGAATATCGTTAGCGAAGCCGTAATGGAAGCTATGGGCTCCGTGCTTACGAACAAATATGCAGAGGGTTATCCAGGCAAACGATATTATGGTGGCTGTGAAGATGTAGATATCGTTGAGAACCTTGCTCGTGATCGTGCAAAAGAATTGTTTGGCGCGGATCATGTCAACGTACAACCACATTCCGGCGCTCAAGCAAATATGGCAGTTTATCTGGCTGCGCTTAAGCCTGGCGACACTGTTCTTGGAATGAATTTGGCTCACGGCGGTCATTTGACACACGGTAGCCCAGTTAATGCTTCAGGATTGCTTTATAACTTCGTTGCTTATGGAGTACAAGAAGATACTTTCCTAATTGATTATGATGAAGTACGTAAAGCAGCCTTCAAGCACCGTCCAAAAATGATTGTAGCTGGTGCCAGTGCCTATCCGCGTATTATTGATTTCGAAAAACTTGGCGCTATCGCCAATGATGTGGGTGCGCTATTTATGGTAGATATGGCCCATATCGCAGGATTGGTTGCTGCTGGTCTTCATCCGAGCCCGGTTCCTCATGCTCATTTCGTTACAACTACTACGCATAAGACTTTGCGCGGTCCCCGCGGAGGTATGATTATGTGCAGACAGCCGTGGGCAGCTGCTATTGATAAAGCGGTATTCCCTGGTTCCCAAGGTGGACCTTTGATGCATGTAATTGCTTCAAAAGCAGTCGCATTTGGTGAAGCATTGCAGCCATCCTTTAAGACTTATGCTCAAAATGTAGTGAAGAACGCTAATGTTCTTGCAGAAACGTTGATCAGTGAAGGGGTTAACATTGTATCCGGAGGTACAGATAACCACTTGATGCTGCTGGATACCCGTAATCTGAACATTACCGGAAAAGATGCGGAAAAAGTACTAGATTCCATCGGGATTACTGTGAATAAAAACGCAATTCCATTTGATCCTACAAGTCCTTTTGTAACAAGCGGTATTCGGATTGGTACACCTGCAGTCACATCCCGTGGTATGGACGAGCAGGCAATGGTCACTATTGGACGTATCATTGCTAATGTTCTAAAGAATCCGAAGGATGAGGCAAACTTGGCAGAATCTGCCCGTCAAGTGGCTGAGTTGACTGACCAATACCCTCTTTATCCAGAGTTGAAATACTAA
- a CDS encoding TIGR01440 family protein, whose amino-acid sequence MDEVVELSLTDATVTVLRELAEAGNLGSGKIVVIGVSTSEVAGVRIGTGGALEVAEQLLEGVRLVAAEKGFHPVYQCCEHLNRALVMERSLLESLGLKEVSAVPIRGAGGSMATAAYHAMKDPVLAETIEAHAGLDIGETLIGMHLRRVAVPFRPTLRYIGAARVNAAWTRPPLIGGERAVYRAPEQSGSQFCD is encoded by the coding sequence ATGGACGAAGTTGTAGAGCTATCATTAACTGATGCCACCGTCACTGTGTTAAGGGAGTTGGCGGAGGCTGGTAACCTTGGGTCAGGCAAAATTGTTGTCATCGGAGTGAGCACAAGTGAAGTTGCTGGTGTCCGGATTGGAACTGGTGGTGCACTTGAAGTTGCAGAACAACTGCTTGAAGGTGTTCGTTTAGTAGCAGCGGAAAAAGGATTTCATCCTGTGTATCAGTGCTGCGAGCATTTAAATCGTGCACTTGTAATGGAACGCTCTCTGCTAGAGTCACTTGGTCTGAAGGAAGTATCAGCTGTACCTATACGAGGTGCTGGAGGTTCGATGGCTACGGCTGCTTATCACGCTATGAAAGATCCTGTTTTGGCGGAAACGATAGAAGCTCATGCTGGTTTAGATATTGGCGAGACTCTGATAGGAATGCATTTACGGCGGGTAGCCGTTCCTTTCCGTCCGACTCTACGCTACATTGGAGCAGCCAGAGTGAATGCGGCATGGACCAGACCCCCACTAATTGGCGGGGAACGTGCGGTATATCGTGCTCCAGAACAAAGTGGTTCACAGTTTTGTGATTAA
- a CDS encoding low molecular weight protein arginine phosphatase — MLHILFVCTGNTCRSPMAEGLLRKLAKERGIDLEVRSAGVSAISGTSISRHAAAILQEEGIHDSMESSQLTGQAVAWADLVLTLTGGHKQHLLQYFPDAVTKTYTLKEYVHDEDAVTEDIKELDSLYADAELSLALGGEPNATDLQRMIEIRQRIPSFDISDPFGGTREDYELTAAEIRTALFSLLDKLETFRHM; from the coding sequence ATGCTGCATATTTTATTCGTCTGCACCGGAAATACATGCCGAAGTCCTATGGCTGAGGGGCTTTTACGAAAGCTCGCGAAGGAACGTGGAATCGACCTGGAAGTGCGGTCTGCAGGTGTATCCGCCATTTCCGGTACTTCTATATCAAGACATGCTGCAGCTATACTGCAGGAAGAAGGAATTCATGATTCAATGGAGTCGTCACAATTGACAGGTCAAGCTGTCGCTTGGGCCGACCTTGTGCTGACCTTGACGGGTGGGCATAAGCAGCATTTGCTGCAGTATTTTCCGGATGCTGTAACGAAAACCTATACATTGAAGGAATACGTGCATGATGAAGATGCGGTGACGGAAGATATCAAGGAATTGGACAGCCTTTACGCAGATGCGGAGTTGAGCTTAGCTCTTGGTGGTGAACCGAATGCAACGGATCTGCAGCGGATGATTGAGATTCGCCAGCGTATTCCGAGCTTCGATATTTCTGATCCATTTGGTGGCACGCGTGAGGACTATGAGCTAACTGCTGCTGAGATTCGCACTGCGCTATTCAGTTTGCTGGATAAGCTGGAAACCTTCCGCCATATGTAA
- a CDS encoding manganese efflux pump MntP family protein: MGLGDVYTEWGQIVTITIMAVALGMDAFSLGVGIGMKGIRLLHVLQMSLLIAVFHMLMPLLGLLTGSYVGHLLGQVTTYAAGGLLVLLGGHMVYNSFRPDTGSSRAMDHRTLWGMILLSLSVSIDSFSVGVSLGMFVNGVLLTILAFGACGGLMSILGLLIGRHVSRGLGDYGEALGGAILLGFGLLFIF, translated from the coding sequence ATGGGCTTAGGAGATGTATATACCGAATGGGGGCAGATTGTTACCATTACTATAATGGCGGTTGCATTAGGGATGGATGCCTTTTCGCTCGGTGTAGGGATCGGGATGAAAGGTATTCGTCTGCTGCATGTTCTGCAAATGAGTCTGCTCATTGCTGTTTTTCATATGCTGATGCCTCTCCTGGGTTTATTGACAGGAAGTTATGTCGGACACCTGTTAGGTCAAGTAACGACTTATGCTGCTGGAGGTCTTCTAGTTCTTTTAGGCGGGCATATGGTGTACAACTCCTTTCGTCCGGATACGGGAAGCTCGCGAGCTATGGATCATCGAACCTTGTGGGGGATGATACTTCTTTCGCTCAGTGTGAGTATTGACTCTTTCTCCGTGGGTGTATCACTGGGGATGTTTGTGAATGGAGTGCTTTTGACCATCTTAGCCTTCGGTGCCTGCGGGGGACTAATGTCGATTCTAGGGTTGCTAATTGGACGGCATGTCAGTCGTGGTCTCGGGGATTATGGAGAAGCACTAGGCGGTGCAATACTTCTGGGGTTTGGCTTGCTATTCATCTTTTGA
- a CDS encoding L-threonylcarbamoyladenylate synthase — MNEHNNPLFAVQRRSGNRDETVYWKLNSVEGTNSEVFQPNEADKLAIAEAATMLREGGTVAFTTETVYGLGADARNTSAVEAVFAAKGRPSDNPLIVHIADTAALDELVAEMHPKAAALMAAYWPGPLTVVLPVREGVLSPCVTAGLDTVGVRMPDHPVALALISAAGCPVAAPSANRSGRPSPTLASHVMEDLAGYIDGVLDGGAAGVGLESTVVQVQPDGKVAVLRPGGITSEQLAAVVGAEAVSSEPGNAEATVAATTTVVADSGAVKTPVARSETVKSAAGFSTAGDSSAPRAPGMKYTHYAPRGWLAVVRGSSPQRVADEAASKLQAAQLNGEVTGLLLFEEHKALYPADPAACVLSLGSLSSPEEGARSLYAALRRFDEAGATYILAEACPYTGLGAAIMNRLMKAAGGSVIDAG; from the coding sequence ATGAATGAACACAATAATCCTTTATTCGCCGTTCAGCGGCGGAGTGGAAATAGAGATGAGACTGTATACTGGAAGTTGAATTCTGTTGAGGGAACGAACTCTGAGGTATTTCAGCCGAATGAAGCTGACAAGCTGGCGATAGCGGAGGCAGCAACAATGCTTCGCGAAGGCGGAACAGTGGCTTTTACAACCGAAACCGTCTACGGGCTAGGGGCGGATGCCCGAAATACGTCGGCAGTTGAGGCTGTTTTTGCGGCAAAAGGCCGGCCCTCTGACAATCCGTTAATTGTACATATTGCGGATACGGCAGCTTTGGACGAGCTTGTTGCAGAGATGCATCCTAAGGCGGCCGCGCTGATGGCAGCTTATTGGCCTGGTCCGCTGACAGTTGTGCTTCCTGTTCGTGAAGGTGTACTGTCGCCTTGTGTGACGGCGGGTTTGGATACGGTTGGTGTGCGGATGCCGGATCATCCGGTAGCTCTGGCGCTGATAAGTGCAGCGGGTTGTCCAGTTGCGGCGCCCAGCGCTAATCGTTCGGGTCGACCGAGCCCGACATTAGCTTCACATGTGATGGAAGATTTGGCTGGATACATCGATGGCGTCCTTGATGGTGGTGCTGCTGGAGTTGGACTAGAGTCAACAGTGGTACAGGTACAGCCTGACGGAAAAGTTGCTGTGCTGCGCCCCGGCGGGATTACTTCGGAGCAATTGGCTGCAGTGGTGGGAGCAGAAGCTGTAAGCTCAGAGCCCGGTAATGCTGAGGCAACTGTTGCCGCTACCACTACTGTCGTGGCTGATTCGGGGGCTGTAAAGACTCCCGTTGCTAGGTCTGAAACCGTTAAGTCTGCTGCTGGTTTCAGTACTGCTGGCGACAGCTCGGCACCGCGCGCGCCGGGCATGAAGTACACGCACTACGCACCGCGCGGCTGGCTTGCTGTAGTGCGCGGCTCTTCCCCGCAGCGCGTGGCGGACGAAGCCGCAAGTAAACTTCAGGCGGCGCAGCTAAACGGCGAGGTCACGGGCCTGCTCCTCTTCGAGGAACATAAGGCCCTTTATCCCGCCGATCCTGCCGCCTGCGTTCTTTCCCTCGGCTCGTTATCCTCGCCGGAGGAAGGGGCTCGCTCCCTATATGCCGCTTTGCGGCGTTTCGATGAAGCGGGAGCGACTTACATCTTAGCCGAGGCTTGCCCGTATACGGGCCTCGGCGCTGCCATCATGAACCGGCTTATGAAAGCCGCCGGCGGATCCGTCATCGACGCCGGATAA
- the spoIIR gene encoding stage II sporulation protein R, translated as MNDNHMNKRDSLRVTFKYTAILICFFMVLMMAWEGQKTDAAVAEVSIPQESIRLRILANSDGAQDQLVKRQIRDKIVEQMNQWVSALEDPQSLEQARALIRNHLPELNALVGSELEKRGIEYSYKVELGVVPFPTKLYGGTVYPAGEYEAVRVTLGAGKGQNWWCVLFPPLCFIDAGSGDAAAPAADKGTKTVSAAGADSSAKVKSAAAKTVQADSTAGSASSGETAAEPEVRFFVWELLQNLWNWISGLWS; from the coding sequence ATGAACGATAATCATATGAATAAAAGAGATTCCTTACGTGTAACTTTTAAGTATACTGCCATTTTAATTTGTTTTTTTATGGTCCTCATGATGGCTTGGGAAGGTCAAAAAACCGATGCTGCAGTAGCTGAAGTATCTATTCCCCAAGAATCTATCCGGTTACGTATTCTAGCTAATTCTGACGGAGCGCAAGATCAGCTGGTGAAACGGCAAATTCGTGATAAAATTGTGGAGCAAATGAACCAGTGGGTATCTGCTCTTGAGGATCCGCAGAGCTTGGAGCAGGCACGTGCTCTGATTAGAAATCATCTGCCGGAGCTTAATGCGCTGGTTGGATCAGAGCTGGAGAAACGGGGCATTGAATATTCCTACAAAGTGGAGCTCGGCGTGGTTCCTTTTCCCACTAAATTATACGGTGGTACTGTCTATCCTGCTGGGGAGTATGAAGCTGTGCGGGTCACACTTGGTGCGGGCAAGGGACAAAATTGGTGGTGTGTACTGTTTCCTCCGCTTTGCTTTATCGATGCAGGCTCCGGAGATGCGGCAGCGCCTGCTGCTGACAAAGGTACAAAAACAGTGTCCGCTGCTGGTGCGGATAGCAGTGCTAAGGTGAAATCGGCAGCTGCAAAAACAGTGCAGGCTGATTCCACGGCAGGAAGTGCTTCATCAGGAGAAACTGCTGCTGAGCCAGAGGTACGGTTCTTCGTCTGGGAGCTGCTGCAAAACCTTTGGAACTGGATCAGTGGATTATGGTCGTAA